In Devosia chinhatensis, the following are encoded in one genomic region:
- a CDS encoding isochorismatase family protein — protein sequence MHGWERFFSERDKEHDKHWGKKELFGFGEKPALVLIDMYYSVVGLTREPIFESMKTWPGSMGLEGWAAVDKTAELLAVARETGVPVVHIKGLNTGIKPWIHRKRGPSSLSAEMRLKGEQICDEVAPIAGEVVIEKTAPSAFQGTPLSFHLTSMGIDTVIMCGESTSGCVRASAVDAATNRYRVGVISDCVYDRTEASHFMNLYDMHQKYADVVDAEAAKAYFRKLGGAVEPAITRMAS from the coding sequence ATGCACGGTTGGGAGCGTTTCTTTTCGGAGCGGGACAAGGAGCACGACAAGCATTGGGGCAAGAAGGAGCTGTTCGGCTTCGGCGAAAAGCCGGCCCTGGTGCTCATCGACATGTACTACAGCGTGGTTGGCCTGACCCGCGAACCGATCTTTGAATCGATGAAGACTTGGCCCGGCTCCATGGGCCTCGAAGGTTGGGCTGCCGTCGACAAGACCGCCGAATTGCTGGCCGTAGCCCGCGAAACCGGCGTGCCGGTCGTCCATATCAAGGGCCTCAACACCGGGATCAAGCCTTGGATTCACCGTAAGCGCGGTCCGTCGAGCCTGTCGGCCGAAATGCGCCTCAAGGGCGAGCAGATTTGCGACGAGGTGGCGCCGATTGCCGGCGAAGTCGTGATCGAAAAGACCGCGCCGAGCGCATTCCAGGGCACCCCGCTCAGCTTCCATCTGACCTCGATGGGCATCGATACCGTCATCATGTGCGGCGAGAGCACCAGCGGCTGCGTCCGCGCCAGCGCCGTCGACGCCGCGACCAATCGCTACCGCGTCGGCGTGATCTCGGACTGCGTCTATGACCGTACCGAGGCGTCCCACTTCATGAACCTCTACGACATGCATCAGAAATATGCCGACGTCGTGGATGCGGAAGCGGCCAAGGCTTACTTCCGCAAGCTGGGCGGCGCTGTCGAGCCCGCAATCACTCGCATGGCCAGCTGA